A genomic segment from Nicotiana tabacum cultivar K326 chromosome 7, ASM71507v2, whole genome shotgun sequence encodes:
- the LOC107793274 gene encoding coatomer subunit gamma — protein MAQPLVKKDDDRDDEMDYSPFLGIEKGAVLQEARVFNDPQLDARRCSQVITKLLYLLNQGESFTKAEATGVFFAVTKLFQSKDIGLRRMVYLIIKELSPSADEVIIVTSSLMKDMNSRTDMYRANAIRVLCRITDGTLLTQIERYLKQAIVDKNPVVASAALVSGIHLLQTNPEIVKRWSNEVQEAVQSRAALVQFHALALLHQIRQNDRLAVSKLVTSLTKGSVRSPLAQCLLIRYTSQVIRESGISQTGDRPFYDYLESCLRHKAEMVIFEAARAITELSGVTSRELTPAITVLQLFLSSSKPVLRFAAVRTLNKVAMTHPMAVTNCNIDMESLISDQNRSIATLAITTLLKTGNESSVDRLMKQITNFMSDIADEFKIVVVEAIRSLCLKFPLKYRSLMNFLSNILREEGGFEYKKAIVDSIVILIRDIPDAKEGGLLHLCEFIEDCEFTYLSTQILHFLGNEGPKTSDPSKYIRYIYNRVILENATVRASAVSTLAKFGALVDSLKPRIFVLLKRCLFDSDDEVRDRATLYLNTLGGDGAVVETDEEVKEFLFGSLGVPLTNLETSLKNYEPSEEPFDIHSVPKEVKSQPLSEKKAPGKKPTGLAAPPVAPTSTVDAYERLLSSIPEFASYGKLFKSSAPVELTEAETEYAVNVVKHIFDNHIVFQYNCTNTIPEQLLENVTVIVDASEAEEFSEVASKPLKSLPYDTPGQTFVAFEKPEGEPAVGKFSNTLRFIVKEVDPTTGEAEDDGVEDEYQLEDLEVVSADYVLKVGVSNFRNAWESLGPDCEKVDEYGLGPRESLAEAVNTVIDLLGMQPCEGTEVVPSNSRSHTCLLSGVYIGGVKVLVRLSFGVDGPKDVAMKLAVRSEDISVSDAIHEIVASG, from the exons ATGGCTCAGCCTCTGGTGAAGAAGGACGATGATCGCGATGACGAAA TGGACTACTCCCCATTTCTGGGGATTGAGAAGGGGGCTGTTCTTCAGGAAGCTAGGGTTTTCAATGATCCTCAATTGGATGCACGGAGATGCTCACAA GTCATTACGAAGCTTCTGTATCTTCTGAATCAGGGAGAGTCGTTTACAAAG GCTGAGGCTACAGGAGTCTTCTTTGCTGTCACAAAACTCTTTCAGTCAAAGGATATTGGTCTCAGGAGAATGGTGTACCTGATAATTAAAGAGCTTTCTCCCTCTGCAGACGAG GTCATCATTGTTACGAGCTCTCTTATGAAGGACATGAATAGCAGAACTGATATGTATCGGGCAAATGCTATTCGTGTCCTTTGTCGAATCACGGATGGGACACTTCTCACCCAAATAGAGAGATACTTGAAACAAGCCATTGTTGACAAAAACCCTGTTGTTGCAAGTGCTGCCCTTGTGAGTGGAATCCATTTGCTTCAG ACAAATCCAGAAATTGTGAAGAGATGGAGCAATGAGGTACAGGAAGCTGTTCAATCAAGGGCAGCTCTTGTTCAGTTCCATGCACTGGCCCTGCTGCACCAG ATTCGACAAAATGACCGCTTAGCTGTTAGCAAGCTAGTTACCAGTTTGACAAAAGGGAGTGTCCGCTCACCTCTAGCTCAATGCCTTTTGATTCGTTATACTAGTCAG GTTATAAGAGAATCTGGCATTAGCCAAACAGGAGATCGTCCATTCTATGACTATTTAGAGAGTTGCCTTCGTCACAAAGCTGAAATGGTTATTTTTGAAGCAGCCAGGGCGATCACAGAGCTTAGTGGTGTGACTAGTCGAGAATTAACTCCTGCTATTACTGTTCTACAGCTCTTTTTGAGCTCTTCTAAGCCAGTTCTTAGGTTCGCTGCTGTCCGCACTTTGAATAAG GTGGCAATGACACATCCTATGGCTGTGACAAATTGCAACATTGATATGGAGAGCTTGATTTCTGATCAAAATAGGAGCATCGCAACTTTGGCCATCACAACTCTACTCAAGACCGGGAATGAATCAAGCGTTGATCGTCTAATGAAGCAGATTACTAACTTCATGTCGGACATTGCTGATGAGTTTAAGATAGTGGTGGTGGAAGCAATTAGATCATTGTGTTTGAAATTCCCCCTTAAGTATAGATCTTT GATGAATTTCTTGAGCAATATTTTGAGGGAAGAAGGTGGCTTTGAGTACAAGAAGGCTATTGTTGATTCAATTGTGATCCTGATTAGAGATATCCCAGATGCCAAAGAAGGTGGGCTGCTTCACTTGTGTGAATTCATTGAGGACTGTGAATTCACGTATCTTTCTACGCAG ATACTACATTTTCTTGGAAATGAAGGACCTAAGACCTCTGACCCCAGTAAGTACATACGATACATATATAATCGGGTGATACTTGAAAATGCAACAGTTCGGGCCAGTGCAGTGAGCACCTTAGCAAAGTTTGGTGCCTTGGTTGATTCATTAAAG CCTCGTATATTTGTGCTGTTGAAACGTTGTCTGTTTGACAGTGATGATGAG GTTCGTGACCGTGCAACACTTTACTTGAATACCCTTGGAGGTGATGGTGCAGTTGTTGAAACTGATGAAGAGGTGAAAGAGTTCCTTTTTGGCTCACTCGGTGTCCCTCTAACCAATCTGGAAACAAGTTTGAAGAACTAT GAGCCCTCGGAGGAGCCATTTGACATTCATTCTGTACCTAAGGAAGTCAAATCTCAACCCTTGTCAGAGAAGAAAGCACCTGGTAAAAAGCCAACCGGTTTGGCTGCTCCTCCTGTGGCTCCCACTTCCACTGTTGATGCGTATGAAAGGTTACTGTCCTCTATTCCAGAATTTGCCAGTTATGGAAAGCTTTTCAAG TCATCTGCACCAGTGGAGCTTACAGAAGCTGAAACAGAATATGCTGTTAACGTTGTCAAGCACATTTTTGACAATCATATCGTGTTCCAGTACAACTGCACCAACACTATTCCTGAGCAATTGCTGGAGAAT GTCACTGTTATAGTAGATGCTTCTGAAGCAGAGGAATTTTCTGAAGTAGCATCCAAACCTCTCAAGTCCCTGCCATATGATACCCCAGGGCAAACATTTGTGGCTTTCGAGAAACCAGAAGGAGAACCTGCTGTTGGCAAATTCTCAAACACGTTGAGATTCATTGTTAAAGAG GTTGATCCAACTACTGGTGAGGCTGAAGACGATGGCGTCGAAGACGAATACCAGCTAGAAGACCTTGAGGTTGTTTCAGCAGATTATGTGCTAAAAGTAGGAGTATCCAACTTTAGGAATGCCTGGGAGAGTTTGGGACCAGATTGTGAAAAGGTAGATGAATATGGTCTTGGACCAAGGGAAAGCCTGGCTGAAGCTGTAAATACAGTCATTGACCTACTTGGCATGCAACCTTGCGAG GGCACTGAGGTGGTCCCAAGCAATTCAAGATCGCACACATGTTTATTATCTGGTGTTTACATTGGTGGTGTAAAGGTTCTTGTTCGGTTGTCATTTGGAGTCGATGGGCCAAAGGATGTTGCAATGAAACTGGCTGTTAGGTCTGAAGATATATCTGTCAGTGATGCAATTCATGAAATAGTTGCAAGTGGCTAA
- the LOC107793268 gene encoding transcription termination factor MTEF1, chloroplastic-like, with the protein MFLCSSIPTKKICSFISATNIPFSSSPNPPFLLRFRTSHRENLRYLKSLGIIKPGNKTYKSPSAESLSHILSIVNLLNSQGFSEADISRIALVCDQVFSPEFSPAHVESVFEFFKFDLAATPEETRGLILRCPQILESNVPFCLRPTLIYLKELDIGNLNLSTTLNAHLLNTRVDKLEEKIRFLQGIGFSYEESAKFCARFPAIFGYSIEHNLWPKYVYLVEEMRRDIQELKMFPQYFAFSLRNRIVPRHLHLKERNVTMPLKRMLLWSDQRFYAKWK; encoded by the coding sequence ATGTTTCTTTGCTCTTCTATCCCAACTAAAAAAATCTGCTCCTTCATTTCTGCCACAAATATCCCTTTTTCTTCATCTCCAAACCCTCCTTTCCTCCTAAGATTTCGCACTTCTCATCGTGAAAATCTCCGTTATCTAAAATCCCTCGGCATTATCAAGCCAGGAAACAAAACCTACAAAAGCCCATCAGCTGAATCCCTTTCACATATCTTATCCATTGTGAACCTCCTAAATTCCCAAGGATTTTCCGAAGCTGATATATCAAGAATAGCTCTTGTTTGCGACCAAGTATTTTCACCTGAATTTAGTCCTGCCCATGTTGAATCTGTATTTGAATTCTTCAAATTTGATTTGGCTGCAACCCCAGAAGAAACTCGAGGTTTAATTCTTAGATGTCCTCAAATTCTTGAATCCAATGTCCCCTTCTGTCTGAGACCGACACTGATTTATCTTAAAGAACTAGACATTGGAAATTTGAACTTGTCAACAACCTTAAATGCTCATCTTCTGAATACCCGAGTGGATAAATTGGAAGAAAAGATTAGATTTTTGCAAGGTATTGGGTTTTCCTATGAAGAATCAGCTAAGTTTTGTGCTAGATTTCCTGCTATATTTGGTTATAGCATTGAACACAACTTGTGGCCAAAATATGTGTATTTGGTTGAGGAGATGAGGAGGGATATCCAGGAACTGAAAATGTTCCCTCAGTACTTTGCTTTCAGCCTTAGAAACAGGATTGTGCCTAGACATTTGCATCTCAAAGAAAGAAATGTTACCATGCCTTTGAAAAGAATGTTGCTGTGGAGTGATCAAAGATTTTATGctaaatggaaatga
- the LOC107793273 gene encoding guanine nucleotide-binding protein subunit beta-1 (The RefSeq protein has 2 substitutions compared to this genomic sequence), producing MSVTELKERHMAATQTVNDLREKLKQKRLQLLDTDVSGYARSQGKTPVTFGPTDLVCCRILQGHTGKVYSLDWTPEKNRIVSASQDGRLIVWNALTSQKTHAIKLPCAWVMTCAFSPSGQSVACGGLDSVCSIFNLNSPIDKDGNHPVSRMLSGHKGYVSSCQYVPDEDTHLITSSGDQTCVLWDITTGLRTSVFGGEFQSGHTADVQSVSISSSNPRLFVSGSCDTTAGLWDTRVASRAQRTFYGHEGDVNTVKFSPDGNRFGTGSEDGTCRLFDIRTGHQLQVYYQPHGDGDIPHVTSMAFSISGRLLFVGYSNGDCYVWDTLLAKVVLNLGGVQNSHEGRISCLGLSADGSALCTGSWDTNLKIWAFGGHRSVI from the exons ATGTCAGTGACAGAGCTGAAAGAGCGGCATATGGCCGCTACACAGACTGTAAATGATCTCCGTGAAAAACTTAAGCAGAAGCGTCTCCAATTACTCGACACTGATG TTTCTGGATATGCAAGGTCGCAAGGTAAAACTCCGGTCACCTTTGGCCCAACAGATCTGGTTTGTTGTAGGATCCTGCAAGGACACACTGGAAAG GTATATTCACTGGATTGGACTCCAGAAAAGAATCGTATAGTCAGTGCATCCCAAGATGGCAGATTAATAGTGTGGAATGCTCTCACAAGCCAGAAAACCCATGCAATTAAGCTTCCGTGTGCTTGGGTTATGACCTGCGCCTTCTCTCCTAGTGGGCAGTCTGTTGCCTGCGGTGGCCTTGACAGTGTCTGCTCTATCTTCAACTTAAATTCGCCAATCGATAAGGATGGGAACCATCCTGTATCAAGAATGCTTAGTGGGCATAAGGGTTATGTGTCTTCCTGTCAATATGTTCCAGATGAGGATACTCACCTAATAACTAGTTCTGGTGATCAAACATGTGTCCTTTGGGATATAACTACTGGTCTAAGAACTTCTGTCTTTGGAGGTGAGTTTCAATCCGGGCACACTGCAGATGTACAAAG TGTCTCAATTAGTTCATCAAACCCCAGACTGTTTGTATCTGGGTCCTGTGACACAACTGCTCGACTGTGGGACACCCGAGTTGCTAGTCGAGCTCAACGAACATTTTATGGTCACGAGGGAGATGTTAATACTGTAAAGTTCTTCCCTGATGGTAATAGATTTGGAACTGGTTCAGAGGATGGAACCTGCAGATTATTTGACATTAGGACTGGACACCAGCTGCAAGTGTACTACCAGCCGCATGGTGATGGTGATATCCCTCATGTGACTTCCATGGCATTTTCTATCTCAGGCCGTCTTCTCTTTGTCGGATACTCAAATGGTGATTGTTATGTGTGGGACACCCTATTAGCAAAG GTGGTCCtaaacttgggaggagttcaaaaCTCTCATGAAGGGCGAATAAGTTGCCTGGGACTGTCAGCTGATGGAAGCGCCTTATGTACAGGAAGTTGGGATACAAACCTGAAG ATTTGGGCTTTTGGAGGGCACAGAAGTGTGATCTGA